The bacterium genome contains the following window.
CACCGTGCACGCCCCGCACTGGCCGAGCCCGCAGCCGAACCGCGGCCCCTGCAGCTGCAGCTCGTCTCGCAGCACGTACAGGAGCGGCGTATCGGGCGACGATCGAATCGTGTGCGCGGTGCCGTTGACGGTGAGCCGGATCGGGGGGGCCGGCTGCGCCAGTGCGACGGTCTGACCGGATGCGCGACCGAGGGGGGTGTTGTTCACCGTGCTCACCTCCGACCACAAGATTAGCCGAATACTCGCAGAAGGCGATCGAGACGCGAACGGAGCCTATCCCGATTATACCAAGGTTCTGCAGGGGAGGTCTTCGGGCTCGGCGAAGCGCGCGGTGCACCGATGTCGCGGGACCCAGGATGCCTGTGAGCACACACCGATCCGCCGCCACGCATTCGGATTCCCCGTTGTTGACCCCCGAGGAGCTCGGACTGTCGGCCCGCAATCACGGCACCCCCCTCGAAGCGCTCCGCTATTCCGTCACGCCCATCGGCATGCACTACACGCTCTGCCACTACGACATTCCCGAAGTCGAGGCGCACCGCTGGAGCCTGGAGATCGAGGGGCGAGTGAGAAACCGGCTCGCCCTATCGCTGGACGCCTTGCTGGCCCGCCCGGCCGTGACCCGGCGCGTGACACTCGAGTGCGCGGGCAATGGCCGCGCGTTGCTCTCGCCCCGTCCTATCAGTCAGCCCTGGGTCCTCGAGGGGGTGGGGACGGCGGTCTGGACCGGCGTCCCTCTGTGGATGCTGCTCGAGGAGGCGGGGGTCCTCGACGGCGCTGTCGAGGTGGTCTGCACCGGTCTCGACATGGGCGTGCGCGACGGACACGAGCGTGCCTACGCGATGAGCCTGCCGCTGGGGGAGGCCCTGCGCGAAGACGTCATCCTGGCCCACACGATGAACGGGCAGCCGCTGCCGCCGCAGCACGGGTTCCCGCTTCGCCTCGTTGCCCCCGGATGGTACGGGATGGTGTCCGTGAAGTGGTTGTGCCGGATCGCGGTCGCCTCTGAGCCCTTCAGGGGGGGCGAGCAGGACGTGTACCGGATCCAGCAGTCCGAAGACGACGAGGGCGTTCCGGTGACGCGCATGCTGGTGCGGTCGCTGATGGTGCCGCCGGGGATCCCCGACTTCCTGACCCGCAGGCGGTTTCTCGCGCCGGGCCGCCACCTCGTGACGGGACGCGCCTGGTCCGGCCACGGCGCGATCCGGTCGGTCGAGGTCAGCGCGGACGGCGGGAAGACCTGGCATCCCGCCGAGCTCGGCCCGGCCGAGTCTCCGCAGGCGTGGCACCCTTGGAGTTATGAGTGGCTCGCCGGGCCCGGAGAGCACGAGCTCTGCTGCCGGGCCGGCGACGAGGCCGGCCACATGCAGCCGATCACACAGAATTGGAACGTACGAGGCATGGCCAATAACGCGGTGCAGCGGGTGTGGGTCAGCGTGGTCGCCTAGTGCAGGGGCCGCTGCCGATAGGGGACGTGTGGGTCGAGGACGGGCACTGCGATGGGAGGTGCGGCGCTTCTGAACCCGAGAGCGACCGCGGACCCCAGGATGATCATGAACAGTCCGGCGGCCACGAGGGCCCGCTCTAGGGAGACCCACTTGAGGGCCACGCCGATGGTCGTGGGCAGCACGAGGAGCGCAACGTTCCCGAACAGCCCGACAGAGGCCATGGCGGTGCCCCGGGCATTCCAGGC
Protein-coding sequences here:
- a CDS encoding sulfite oxidase — protein: MSTHRSAATHSDSPLLTPEELGLSARNHGTPLEALRYSVTPIGMHYTLCHYDIPEVEAHRWSLEIEGRVRNRLALSLDALLARPAVTRRVTLECAGNGRALLSPRPISQPWVLEGVGTAVWTGVPLWMLLEEAGVLDGAVEVVCTGLDMGVRDGHERAYAMSLPLGEALREDVILAHTMNGQPLPPQHGFPLRLVAPGWYGMVSVKWLCRIAVASEPFRGGEQDVYRIQQSEDDEGVPVTRMLVRSLMVPPGIPDFLTRRRFLAPGRHLVTGRAWSGHGAIRSVEVSADGGKTWHPAELGPAESPQAWHPWSYEWLAGPGEHELCCRAGDEAGHMQPITQNWNVRGMANNAVQRVWVSVVA